One genomic segment of Bradyrhizobium prioriisuperbiae includes these proteins:
- a CDS encoding ABC transporter substrate-binding protein, whose protein sequence is MKNAVKSAAGCLLAVVIIALASARPSCAAETVRLAVQKTGTLSWELAVIRARGLDKQADLIIEAVELASPESGKIALRGGSADVIVSDWLWVSRERQLGAKLTFYPYSSALGAVMVPDASPIRTLADLKGRKLAVAGGAIDKSWLLLRAFMKRDGIDLTSDATIAYGAPPLLARKTISGEMDANLNYWNFCAALEAKGFRRLVGMEDILLKLGAKGRTAMIGYVFNETWAASHREAITRFLAVTGQAKEILATSDADWDIIAPLTGATDAATLRAYRERYREGIPRRPIAEEEADARTLYRVLAGIGGAEIVGPGQDLDPGTFYRPATGG, encoded by the coding sequence ATGAAAAATGCCGTCAAGTCCGCCGCCGGTTGCCTGCTCGCGGTCGTCATCATCGCTCTCGCCTCCGCTCGGCCATCGTGTGCCGCTGAAACTGTTCGCCTGGCGGTGCAGAAGACCGGTACGCTGTCCTGGGAACTTGCAGTTATTCGCGCCCGCGGGCTGGACAAGCAAGCCGACCTCATCATCGAGGCCGTCGAGCTGGCGAGCCCGGAATCCGGCAAGATCGCGCTGCGGGGCGGTTCCGCGGATGTGATCGTATCGGACTGGCTGTGGGTCTCACGAGAGCGTCAACTTGGCGCGAAACTGACGTTCTATCCTTATTCCAGCGCGCTCGGCGCCGTGATGGTGCCGGACGCCTCCCCGATCCGAACCCTGGCCGACCTGAAGGGCCGCAAGCTCGCAGTCGCCGGCGGCGCCATCGACAAGAGCTGGCTGCTGCTGCGCGCCTTCATGAAGCGTGACGGCATCGACCTGACATCGGACGCCACGATTGCGTACGGCGCGCCGCCGCTGCTGGCGCGCAAGACCATCAGTGGCGAAATGGACGCCAACCTGAACTACTGGAATTTTTGCGCGGCGCTGGAGGCCAAGGGCTTTCGCCGCCTGGTCGGGATGGAAGACATTCTGCTGAAGCTCGGCGCCAAGGGCCGCACGGCGATGATCGGGTATGTCTTCAACGAAACCTGGGCGGCCTCGCACCGCGAGGCGATCACACGTTTCCTCGCCGTGACAGGGCAGGCGAAAGAGATCCTCGCCACCTCCGACGCGGACTGGGACATCATTGCCCCCCTCACCGGCGCCACCGACGCCGCAACCTTGCGCGCCTACCGCGAGCGTTACCGCGAAGGCATTCCGCGCCGCCCGATCGCCGAAGAAGAGGCCGACGCGCGCACGCTCTACCGCGTGCTGGCCGGGATCGGTGGAGCCGAGATCGTGGGACCGGGCCAGGATCTCGACCCCGGCACCTTCTATCGCCCGGCGACCGGAGGCTGA
- a CDS encoding ABC transporter ATP-binding protein, producing the protein MPLEVAIAQKVFVNAAGERVNVLRDLAFTLDHGELVALVGPSGCGKTTMLRIVAGLDPDYHGRIALPPNTRIGMVFQEPRLLPWRTIDDNVRLAAPHIDEARLAALFEILELSAHRSHFPGELSLGLARRVALARAFAIEPNVLILDEPLVSLDAALAARLRDEIAALVERRPTTTLLVTHDIDDAVRLGDRILLLSPRPARIIADIPIPTPRAARNAAEIAAIKAEIAQHSQNGHDAREAS; encoded by the coding sequence ATGCCGCTTGAGGTTGCAATCGCGCAGAAGGTTTTTGTCAATGCCGCGGGCGAGCGGGTCAACGTGCTGCGCGATCTCGCCTTCACGCTGGACCATGGCGAACTGGTGGCGCTGGTCGGACCATCCGGCTGCGGCAAAACCACCATGCTGCGGATCGTGGCCGGCCTCGACCCCGACTATCATGGCCGTATCGCGCTCCCGCCGAACACCCGCATCGGCATGGTGTTCCAGGAGCCGCGCCTGCTGCCGTGGCGAACGATTGACGACAACGTGCGGCTGGCGGCGCCGCATATCGATGAAGCCAGGCTCGCCGCGCTGTTCGAAATCCTGGAATTGAGCGCGCACCGCTCCCATTTCCCCGGCGAACTCTCGCTCGGCCTTGCCCGGCGCGTTGCGCTGGCGCGCGCATTCGCGATCGAGCCCAATGTGCTCATTCTGGACGAGCCGCTGGTCTCGCTCGATGCGGCGCTCGCCGCCCGCCTGCGCGACGAGATCGCCGCTCTGGTCGAGCGTCGCCCGACCACGACACTGCTGGTGACCCATGACATCGACGACGCGGTCCGGCTGGGCGATCGCATCCTGCTGCTCTCGCCCCGCCCAGCCCGCATTATCGCTGACATCCCGATCCCCACGCCACGCGCGGCGCGCAATGCGGCGGAGATCGCCGCGATCAAGGCCGAGATCGCGCAACACAGCCAAAACGGCCATGACGCGCGGGAGGCCTCATAG
- a CDS encoding ABC transporter permease, which yields MLRLISLALFVAAWWIGSLVAGSEQLPSPPTVLAAIVTEARSGALFFHLAVTLARVALAFTLAMALGTAIGYLMGRVRTADRLGDPWLIVLLNLPALVVIMLAYIWAGLTEVAAIAAIAINKLPNAVVTVREGSRALDPSLDEMATVFAFTRWTAFRHVVLPQLAPYIAAAARSGLSLVWKIVLIAELLGRPNGVGFEIGTAFQLFDIPRILAYALCFSAIVLAIEILLVQPFEKRASRWRQHAA from the coding sequence ATGCTCCGGCTCATATCGCTCGCCTTGTTCGTCGCCGCGTGGTGGATCGGTTCGCTGGTCGCGGGCAGCGAGCAACTGCCTTCGCCGCCCACCGTGCTCGCCGCCATCGTCACCGAGGCACGTTCGGGCGCGCTGTTCTTTCATCTCGCGGTCACGCTGGCGCGGGTCGCCCTCGCCTTCACGCTGGCGATGGCGCTCGGCACCGCCATCGGCTACCTGATGGGTCGGGTGCGGACCGCCGATCGCCTAGGCGATCCCTGGCTGATCGTGCTGCTCAATCTGCCGGCGCTGGTCGTCATCATGCTCGCCTATATCTGGGCGGGCCTGACCGAAGTCGCGGCGATCGCGGCCATCGCCATCAACAAGCTGCCCAATGCCGTGGTCACCGTCCGCGAAGGCAGCCGCGCACTCGACCCATCACTCGACGAGATGGCGACCGTATTCGCGTTTACGCGCTGGACCGCGTTCCGGCACGTGGTGCTGCCGCAGCTCGCGCCCTATATCGCCGCCGCCGCCCGCTCCGGCCTGTCGCTGGTCTGGAAAATCGTGCTGATCGCCGAACTATTGGGGCGTCCCAACGGCGTCGGCTTCGAGATCGGGACCGCATTCCAGCTGTTCGATATTCCCCGCATCCTCGCCTACGCCTTGTGCTTCTCCGCCATCGTGCTGGCGATCGAGATCCTGCTGGTGCAGCCCTTTGAAAAACGCGCGTCGCGCTGGCGGCAGCATGCCGCTTGA
- a CDS encoding pentapeptide repeat-containing protein, with protein MRSWVKIRAMMRLVGAVALLGSGFLAVAVAQDMMRHVDLSSPDMVSAELTREDVEAVLAKATVAAPADFSGKRLSGLDLSRLDLSGASFRAAKLNKTKLVEAKLDRADLSQAWLIEADLTDSSLKGASLFGSQMRRARLDRADLSQARITADLTGASLVGASVAGANLSADMRNQSMGLMRAVLKSAHLERLNARGADLSRVDLEFASLSGADLTDASLKGAQLGGADLTGVTLVGADFDGADLASAKLIAPIGLDNARNFDAAKNRDRMIKESRE; from the coding sequence ATGCGAAGCTGGGTCAAGATCCGTGCGATGATGCGACTGGTCGGAGCCGTTGCACTGCTCGGTTCCGGCTTTCTTGCGGTGGCCGTCGCGCAGGACATGATGCGCCATGTCGACCTGTCGTCACCTGACATGGTCTCGGCCGAATTGACCCGGGAGGATGTCGAAGCCGTGCTGGCCAAAGCGACGGTCGCTGCCCCCGCCGACTTCTCCGGCAAACGCCTGTCCGGTCTCGACCTGTCCCGGCTCGATCTGTCCGGCGCATCGTTTCGCGCGGCCAAACTCAACAAGACAAAACTTGTCGAAGCGAAGCTTGATCGCGCGGATCTAAGCCAAGCCTGGCTGATCGAAGCGGACCTCACCGACTCGAGCCTGAAAGGCGCAAGCCTGTTCGGTTCGCAGATGCGACGCGCGCGCCTCGATCGCGCCGATCTTTCGCAGGCACGCATTACGGCCGACCTCACCGGCGCGAGCCTCGTCGGCGCGTCTGTCGCGGGCGCAAATCTCAGCGCCGATATGCGCAACCAGTCGATGGGGTTGATGCGCGCGGTGCTAAAGTCGGCTCATCTGGAGCGACTGAACGCGCGCGGCGCGGATCTCTCCCGCGTCGACCTCGAATTCGCCTCGCTCAGCGGCGCCGACTTGACGGATGCCTCCCTGAAAGGAGCGCAGCTCGGCGGCGCCGACCTGACGGGCGTCACCCTTGTCGGCGCCGATTTCGATGGGGCCGATCTCGCCTCGGCGAAGCTGATCGCGCCGATCGGTCTCGACAATGCCAGGAATTTCGACGCCGCCAAAAATCGGGATCGCATGATAAAAGAATCACGGGAGTAA